CGACCGATCTGCGTCTGCTGAGCGTTTTCCTGGGCCAGACGCTGGGTGGCACCCATGTTGTCGGCAATGTTCAGCGAGGTGGCGCTGAACTCTTCAACTGCGCCGGCCATGCTGGTGATTTCGCCGGACTGCTGCTCCATGCCTTCGTAGGCACCACCGGACAAACCGGACAATGCCTGGGCGCGGCTGTTGACCTCTTCCGAGGAGCGGCGGATGTGTTCGACCATCGTCGACAGCGCCTGGCTCATCTGGTTGAACGCACGGGACAACTGTCCGATCTCGTCGTTGCTCGACACGTTCAGGCGCACGCTCAGATCACCTGCGCCCAGCGCTTCGGCCTGACGCACCAGATCACTCAGCGGTGCCAGTTTGCTGCGCAGCAGCCAGACCACCGAACCGACCGCCAGCAGCATCGCGAGCAAACTGCCGATCGCCAGTTGGGTGCCGACGCTCCAGGTCACCGCGCGAATCTCGGCTTTCGGCATGCTCGCCACTACCGCCCACGGCCCACCGTCAAATGGCACCGAAACGCTGTAGAAGTCTTCGTTCTTGTCGCCCCAGAACTGACCTTTGCCAGGGGTCTTGGCCAGAGCGCCAATCACCGTAACCGCCTGATCCAATGCCTGGACGCCCGCCGGGGCCACCAACCATTTGTTCTGCTCATCCAGCAGCGCCAGCGAACCGGTCTGGCCGATGCGGAAGCGCTTGAGGTTGTCGAACTGGGCGTTCTGCGCATCGGTGTAATCAAAACCAACGAACAACACCGCAATCACTTTGCCGCTGCCATCGCGCACCGGGGTGTATTGGGTCATGTAGGAACGATCGAACAGCAGCGCGCGGCCGACGTAACCCTGACCCGCCATCAACTTCGCGTAGGCCGGGTGTGCGTGATCGAGCAGAGTGCCGATAGCGCGCGTGCCGTCCTGTTTGGTCAGCGAGGTGCTGACCCGCACGAAGTCTTCGCCGCTACGCACGAACAGCGTGGCAACGCCGGCGGTCATCTGCTTGAACTCGTCGACTTCCTTGAAGTTGTTGTTCAACACTTCGCTGCCCAAGTGCAGGCCCGGGGTCTGGGTGCCGGCGACGTTCACCGGTTCATCCGGGTGAATGCTCAGGCCCGCGCTGAAGCGTTTCTCGAACAGCCCGCTCAGGCGCTGGGTGCTTTCGCGCAGCGTGCCGTGGAAAGTGCTCAACTGGTCGGCCAGCAGCCGCGCCTCACTGGCGAGGTGCTCTTCACGGGTGGCGAGGTTGGCGGAATCCAGCGAACGCAGGGCGAACACCGTACTGCCGCTGATGACGATCGCCAGTATCACGGCGAGCGCGAGGCCCAGCTGCGAGGCGATCCGAGCGCGAGGTTGAGACATGGACAGCTCCTGGCCGAACTTGCCGATCCTCCTTGATCGCAGCTCGGATAATTTTCTAATGGGGGTGAATCGTGGATACCTGCACGAGGGTTCCACATGCACGTATTCGGCGGTAAAGCCGAATACTTGAGCGAACAGCAGGGTTATGGCACAAGGCCGGCATTGTGGCGGCTCTAACGTTTCAGCTCAAGCGCTTGACCACCGGCAACGCCATGGCTCGCACTTCGCCTTGCAGGAAGTCGCTGAGACGGCGCAAACGTTCACCTCCCGGACGGGTTTTTGGCCACACCAGGTAATAATTCAGTCCGCTGGCGACCGCGGTCGGCCATGGCAGGCTCAGTCTTCCTTGCGCCACATCTTCGGCGACCATCAGCAGATCGCCCATCGACACCCCGTAGCCTCGCGCCGCGGCGATCATCCCAAGTTCGAGGGTATCGAACACCTGCCCACCCTTGAGCGACACCTGATCGGACAGGCCCATGTGCTCCAGCCAACTGCGCCAGTCACGCCGATCCGGGGTCGGATGCAGCAACTCCGTGGAGGCCAGCCGCGCCACATCCCACGGCTGGTCATTCAGCAGGTTCGGCGCGCCGACAGGAATCAATTCCTCGGGAAACAGCAGGCTGGCCTCCCAGTCCGGCGGGAAGTGCCCATCGCTCAGCAGCACCGCGCAGTCGAACGGCTCGTTGTTGAAGTCCACCGAATCCACGTCCATCCAGGCACTGGTCAGTTGCACTTCGTTGCCGGGCTGTAAGTGACGAAAACGGCTGAGCCGGGCCAGCAGCCAGCGCATGGTCAGGGTCGACGGCGCTTTCATGCGCAGAATGTCGTCTTCGGCGCGCAAGGTGTTGCAGGCGCGCTCCAGCGCCGCAAAACCATCGCGAATGCCGGGCAACAGCAGCCGCGCCGACTCCGTCAGTTGCAGGTTGCGCCCACTGCGATGAAACAGCTTGCAGGCGAAATGTTCTTCCAGCGTCTTGATGTGCCGGCTGACTGCACTCTGGGTGATCGACAATTCCTCGGCCGCCCGGGTGAACGAGCTATGCCGCGCCGCCGCTTCGAATGCGCGCAGGGCATACAAGGGAGGAAGACGACGGGACATACACAAAGCTCCTTTAGCGGCATCCGGCCACCCCGGCGAGGTTTACTCATGATGAGTTTTAATCATGCCACCCATCCTTTTTATCCTTTTGTGCAAACCCTGCCAAGCGCCGAGAATCGACGGTCTCTTGTTCCCTCTGATTGATGGGTGGTGATGACCATGCAGCATCCTGTGCGTACCGAACTCTGGGCCATCCTGCGGCTGGCAGGGCCGTTGATCGCTTCACAGTTGGCGCACATGTTGATGGTGCTGACCGACACCCTGATGATGGCGCGCCTCAGCCCCGAAGCCCTGGCCGGCGGCGGACTGGGCGCGGCGAGTTACTCGTTCGTGTCGATTTTCTGCATCGGCGTGATTGCAGCGGTCGGCACGCTGGTGGCGATCCGTCAGGGCGCCGGCGACATCATCGGCGCGGCACGCCTGACCCAGGCTGGGCTGTGGCTGGCGTGGCTGATGGCGCTCGGCGCCGGGTTGCTGTTGTGGAATCTGAAACCGGTGTTGCTGCTGTTCGGCCAGACCGAAACCAACGTCCATGCCGCCGGGCAATTCCTCATCGCCCTGCCCTTCGCCCTGCCCGGCTACCTGAGCTTCATGGCCCTGCGCGGTTTCACCAGTGCGATCGGCCGGGCGACCCCGGTGATGGTCATCAGCCTCGGCGGCACCGTGGCCAACTTCCTGCTCAATTACGCACTGATCACCGGCATGTTCGGCCTGCCGAAACTGGGGTTGACCGGCATCGGTCTGGTCACGGCAATCGTTGCCAACTGCATGGCGCTGGCCCTCGCCTGGCACATTCGCCGGCACCCGGCCTACGACGCCTACCCATTGCGCGCCGGCCTGTCACGACCAAATCGTCAGTACCTGAAAGAACTGTGGCGCCTCGGCCTGCCGATTGGCGGTACCTACGCGGTGGAAGTCGGCCTGTTTGCCTTCGCGGCGCTGTGCATGGGCACCATGGGCAGCACGCAACTCGGCGCACACCAGATCGCTCTGCAGATCGTTTCGGTGGCGTTCATGGTGCCGGCGGGGATGTCCTACGCGATCACCATGCGCGTCGGCCAGCACTACGGCGCCGGGCAACTGAGCGATGCGCGGATGTCCGGCCGGGTCGGCATCGTTTTCGGTGCGGTGGTGATGCTGGGTTTTGCCATGGTGTTCTGGCTGTTGCCGAATCAGTTGGTCGGGTTGTTCCTTGATCACAACGATCCGGCCTTTGCCGAAGTGATTCGTCTGGCGGTGAGCCTGCTGGCGGTGGCGGCGTGGTTCGAGCTGTTTGACGGCACGCAGACCATCGCCATGGGCTGCATCCGTGGACTCAAGGATGCGAAAACCACGTTTCTGGTTGGCCTTGCTTGTTATTGGTTGATTGGCGCACCGGCGGCGTGGTGGATGGCGTTCCACCTAAACTGGGGGCCGACGGGCGTCTGGTGGGGATTGGCGCTGGGCCTGGCCTGCGCGGCGGTGAGCCTGACGCTGGCGTTTGAATGGAAGATGAAGCGGATGATTCAGCGCGAACCTCTGTCATCAAACCAGTACACAGTCGCTCAGGCAGACTGAGATTCCCTTGTGGGAGCGGGCTTGCTCGCGAAAGCGGTGGGTCAGGCAGCCTATGCTTTGACTGACACGACGCCTTCGCGAGCAAGCCCGCTCCCACAGGGATTCATGCCTAACCCGGAGATTGCGTTCAACTGACGATTTCGAGGGCTGGCTGCTGGCTAGAGCCGAAGGTCAGGTATTCAACCAGCTCTGCCAACGGCAACGGCCGGCTGATCAGATAGCCCTGCACCTGATCACAGCCAAACCCGCGCAATAACTCCAGTTGCTCCGGGGTCTCCACGCCCTCCGCCACCACTTCCAGATGCAGGTTATGCGCGAGGTTGATCATCGCGTGCACCAGTTTGCGATTCTCTTCGCGCTGCTCCATGCCGCCGACAAAGCTTTTGTCGATCTTCAGCAAGGTGATCGGCAGGCTGTTGAGGTGCACGAACGAGGAGAACCCGGTGCCGAAGTCATCCAGCGAGAAACGCACGCCGAGACGGCCGAGGGCGTCCATGGTCTGTTTGACCAGATCGCTGCGCCGCATGACGGCGGTTTCGGTGAGCTCAAACTCCAGCCACTGCGCCTCGACCCCGCGCTCGGCAATCAGCCGGCTGAGCGTCGGCAGCAACTGGCTGTCCTGAAACTGGCGGAACGACAGGTTGATCGCCATGTGCAGCGCCGGCAGCCCGCGCTCGCGCAGTGCCTGCATGTCGCGCAACGCGCGGGAAATCACCCAGTAGCCCAGCGGCACGATCAGACCGCTCTGCTCGGCCAGCGGCACGAATTCGCTCGGCGGTAGCAGACCGCGCTCGCCATGGCGCCAGCGCACCAGGGCTTCGAGGCCGACGATCTGCCCGTCTGCAAGATTCAGCCGTGGCTGGTAGTGCAACTCCAGCTCATCGCGGCGCAAGGCCCGGCGCAGCTCACTTTCGAGGTCGGCCATGCTCCGGGCGTTGCGGTTGATGCGTTCGTTGAAGATATGGAAGGTGCAGCCCTGCGTACTCTTGGCCTGCTGCATGGCAATGTGCGCGTGCCACATCAGCGGGTCGGCACCACCCTGTGCACGGGCATGGGCGATGCCGAGGCTGGAGCCGATCAACAGGCTTTCGCCATCGACCCAATACGGTTCGGCGAGGGCTTCGGTAATGCGTTCGGCCATCCACTCGGCGCGTTGCGGCGCGCGGCGGGTGTCGATCAGCAAGGCAAACTCGTCGCTGCCCAGCCGCGCCAGTTGATCCCCGGCCTCAAGCTGACTTTTCAGCCGCGCGACGACTTGCAGGATCAACCGGTCGCCGGCCTGATGACCGAGGGCGTCGTTGGCGTGACGGAAGTTGTCGAGATCGAGATGCCCGAGGGCCAGACCACGGCCGTCGTTTTCCGCCAGGCGCGCCGCGAGCAGGGTCTGGAAGCCCTGGCGGTTGGCGATGCCGGTCAGCGGATCCTGTTCGGCCAGGCGTTGCAGGGTGTTTTCGAGGACGCCGCGTTCACGCACATGGCGCAGACAACGGCGGAGCATGCCGGCGTCGAGGGCGTCGAACACCAGCCAGTCACTGACGCCAACCGGCGCGGTGGCCGGTTCGTGATCCAGCAGCAACACCGTCGGCAGGCTGCAACGGCCCGGGGCCGGCTGCAACGCGGGAACGGTCAACAACACCGCGTGACGATTGTCTTCGAACAGACTGCTGACCGACTCCCAGCTCGGCGCACTGATCAGCACCGCCGCGCTCCCCATCGGAGCCAGACACTCGCGCAATAACGCTGTCCACGCTGGCTCTTCGGCCAGTAGCAGCAAACGCAAGGGTTCGACAGGCGTAGACAAGCTAGCTCCCTAGACTCTGCAATGATGTGGGCGGGGCATTATGCCGTTGCGATGTTCAATGACAACGATTATCAGAACGTTATTTTGTGTCACGAATGAGAACATTAGCCGCAAAATCACCGTGTATCCTCCGCGAAAGTAACAAAACCGGCAAATTTGAGTCGCGTGGTACGTCACAAGTCGGACAGAGCAGCACAAATCGCTGAGCCTGTTAAAATGCCGGCCCATTTCGTCAACGACTCCCGAATTTTCGTATGTCCCGACTCAATCCCCGGCAGCAAGAAGCCGTGAACTACGTCGGCGGCCCTCTATTGGTGCTCGCCGGCGCTGGCTCCGGCAAGACCAGCGTGATCACCCGCAAGATCGCGCACCTGATCCAGAACTGCGGCATCCGTGCGCAGTACATCGTCGCCATGACCTTCACCAACAAGGCTGCGCGCGAGATGAAGGAGCGGGTCGGCACCCTGCTGCGTGCCGGCGAAGGTCGCGGCCTGACGGTCTGCACCTTCCACAACCTGGGCCTGAACATCATCCGCAAGGAGCATGCGCGGCTGGGCTACAAACCCGGTTTCTCGATCTTTGACGAGACCGACGTCAAAGCCCTGATGACCGACATCATGCAGAAGGAATACGCAGGCGACGACGGCGTCGACGAGATCAAGAACATGATCGGCGCCTGGAAAAACGACCTGATCCTGCCAGCCCAGGCGCTGGAAAACGCGCGAAATCCGAAAGAACAGACTGCCGCCATCGTCTACACCCATTATCAGCGCACGCTCAAGGCGTTCAACGCGGTGGACTTCGACGACCTGATCCTGCTGCCGGTAAAGCTCTTCGAAGAGCACGCCGACATCCTCGAAAAGTGGCAGAACAAGGTGCGTTACCTGCTGGTCGACGAATACCAGGACACCAACGCCAGCCAGTACCTGCTGGTGAAGATGCTGATCGGCAAGCGTAACCAGTTCACCGTGGTGGGTGACGACGACCAGTCGATCTACGCCTGGCGCGGCGCACGGCCGGAAAACCTGATGCTGCTCAAGGATGACTACCCGTCGCTGAAAGTGGTGATGCTCGAGCAGAACTACCGCTCCACCAGCCGCATCCTGCGCTGCGCCAACGTGCTGATCTCGAACAACCCGCACGAATTCGAAAAACAGCTGTGGAGTGAGATGGGCCACGGCGACGAGATCCGCGTGATCCGCTGCCGCAACGAGGACGCCGAAGCCGAGCGCGTGGCCATGGAAATCCTCAGCCTGCACTTGCGTACCGACCGCCCGTACAGCGATTTCGCGATCCTCTATCGCGGCAACTACCAGGCCAAGCTGATCGAACTGAAGTTGCAGCACCACCAGGTGCCGTACCGCCTGAGCGGCGGCAACAGCTTCTTTGGCCGTCAGGAAGTGAAGGACCTGATGGCCTACTTCCGCCTGATCGTGAACCCGGACGACGACAACGCCTTCCTGCGCGTGATCAACGTGCCGCGCCGGGAAATCGGCTCGACCACCCTGGAAAAACTCGGCAACTACGCCACCGAACGCAAGATCTCGATGTACGCCGCCACCGACGAAATCGGTCTGGGCGAGCATCTGGACAGCCGCTTCACCGATCGCCTGTCGCGCTTCAAGCGCTTCATGGACAAGGTCCGTGAGCAGTGTGCCGGCGAAGACCCGATCTCGGCGCTGCGCAGCATGGTCATGGACATCGACTACGAGAACTGGCTGCGCACCAACAGTTCCAGCGACAAGGCTGCGGACTACCGGATGAGCAACGTCTGGTTTCTGATCGAGGCCTTGAAGAACACCCTGGAAAAAGACGAAGACGGCGAGATGACCGTCGAGGACGCCATCGGCAAACTGGTCCTGCGCGACATGCTCGAGCGGCAGCAGGAAGAAGAGGACGGCGCCGAAGGCGTGCAGATGATGACCCTGCATGCGTCCAAGGGCCTGGAATTCCCTTACGTGTTCATCATGGGCATGGAAGAGGAAATCCTCCCGCACCGCTCCAGCATCGAAGCCGACACCATCGAAGAAGAACGCCGCCTGGCCTACGTGGGTATCACCCGCGCCCGTCAGACCCTGGCGTTCACCTTCGCCGCCAAGCGCAAACAGTACGGCGAG
The Pseudomonas fluorescens genome window above contains:
- a CDS encoding methyl-accepting chemotaxis protein, which codes for MSQPRARIASQLGLALAVILAIVISGSTVFALRSLDSANLATREEHLASEARLLADQLSTFHGTLRESTQRLSGLFEKRFSAGLSIHPDEPVNVAGTQTPGLHLGSEVLNNNFKEVDEFKQMTAGVATLFVRSGEDFVRVSTSLTKQDGTRAIGTLLDHAHPAYAKLMAGQGYVGRALLFDRSYMTQYTPVRDGSGKVIAVLFVGFDYTDAQNAQFDNLKRFRIGQTGSLALLDEQNKWLVAPAGVQALDQAVTVIGALAKTPGKGQFWGDKNEDFYSVSVPFDGGPWAVVASMPKAEIRAVTWSVGTQLAIGSLLAMLLAVGSVVWLLRSKLAPLSDLVRQAEALGAGDLSVRLNVSSNDEIGQLSRAFNQMSQALSTMVEHIRRSSEEVNSRAQALSGLSGGAYEGMEQQSGEITSMAGAVEEFSATSLNIADNMGATQRLAQENAQQTQIGRTSMDEASSSLEQIAGALNTTATVINTLGQRSQEIGGIVSVITSIAEQTNLLALNAAIEAARAGEQGRGFAVVADEVRNLASRTRQATDEISGMIHSIQQETGNAISTMEQGNLLMQEGLSRNANVASALARIDEQSRSAGQQFAAITTATQEQSSTATLLSSNLQSIALANSEQREVVSNLAVTAKELEKLAADLRSEVDRFR
- a CDS encoding LysR substrate-binding domain-containing protein; its protein translation is MSRRLPPLYALRAFEAAARHSSFTRAAEELSITQSAVSRHIKTLEEHFACKLFHRSGRNLQLTESARLLLPGIRDGFAALERACNTLRAEDDILRMKAPSTLTMRWLLARLSRFRHLQPGNEVQLTSAWMDVDSVDFNNEPFDCAVLLSDGHFPPDWEASLLFPEELIPVGAPNLLNDQPWDVARLASTELLHPTPDRRDWRSWLEHMGLSDQVSLKGGQVFDTLELGMIAAARGYGVSMGDLLMVAEDVAQGRLSLPWPTAVASGLNYYLVWPKTRPGGERLRRLSDFLQGEVRAMALPVVKRLS
- a CDS encoding NorM family multidrug efflux MATE transporter, whose amino-acid sequence is MQHPVRTELWAILRLAGPLIASQLAHMLMVLTDTLMMARLSPEALAGGGLGAASYSFVSIFCIGVIAAVGTLVAIRQGAGDIIGAARLTQAGLWLAWLMALGAGLLLWNLKPVLLLFGQTETNVHAAGQFLIALPFALPGYLSFMALRGFTSAIGRATPVMVISLGGTVANFLLNYALITGMFGLPKLGLTGIGLVTAIVANCMALALAWHIRRHPAYDAYPLRAGLSRPNRQYLKELWRLGLPIGGTYAVEVGLFAFAALCMGTMGSTQLGAHQIALQIVSVAFMVPAGMSYAITMRVGQHYGAGQLSDARMSGRVGIVFGAVVMLGFAMVFWLLPNQLVGLFLDHNDPAFAEVIRLAVSLLAVAAWFELFDGTQTIAMGCIRGLKDAKTTFLVGLACYWLIGAPAAWWMAFHLNWGPTGVWWGLALGLACAAVSLTLAFEWKMKRMIQREPLSSNQYTVAQAD
- a CDS encoding putative bifunctional diguanylate cyclase/phosphodiesterase — translated: MSTPVEPLRLLLLAEEPAWTALLRECLAPMGSAAVLISAPSWESVSSLFEDNRHAVLLTVPALQPAPGRCSLPTVLLLDHEPATAPVGVSDWLVFDALDAGMLRRCLRHVRERGVLENTLQRLAEQDPLTGIANRQGFQTLLAARLAENDGRGLALGHLDLDNFRHANDALGHQAGDRLILQVVARLKSQLEAGDQLARLGSDEFALLIDTRRAPQRAEWMAERITEALAEPYWVDGESLLIGSSLGIAHARAQGGADPLMWHAHIAMQQAKSTQGCTFHIFNERINRNARSMADLESELRRALRRDELELHYQPRLNLADGQIVGLEALVRWRHGERGLLPPSEFVPLAEQSGLIVPLGYWVISRALRDMQALRERGLPALHMAINLSFRQFQDSQLLPTLSRLIAERGVEAQWLEFELTETAVMRRSDLVKQTMDALGRLGVRFSLDDFGTGFSSFVHLNSLPITLLKIDKSFVGGMEQREENRKLVHAMINLAHNLHLEVVAEGVETPEQLELLRGFGCDQVQGYLISRPLPLAELVEYLTFGSSQQPALEIVS
- the rep gene encoding DNA helicase Rep is translated as MSRLNPRQQEAVNYVGGPLLVLAGAGSGKTSVITRKIAHLIQNCGIRAQYIVAMTFTNKAAREMKERVGTLLRAGEGRGLTVCTFHNLGLNIIRKEHARLGYKPGFSIFDETDVKALMTDIMQKEYAGDDGVDEIKNMIGAWKNDLILPAQALENARNPKEQTAAIVYTHYQRTLKAFNAVDFDDLILLPVKLFEEHADILEKWQNKVRYLLVDEYQDTNASQYLLVKMLIGKRNQFTVVGDDDQSIYAWRGARPENLMLLKDDYPSLKVVMLEQNYRSTSRILRCANVLISNNPHEFEKQLWSEMGHGDEIRVIRCRNEDAEAERVAMEILSLHLRTDRPYSDFAILYRGNYQAKLIELKLQHHQVPYRLSGGNSFFGRQEVKDLMAYFRLIVNPDDDNAFLRVINVPRREIGSTTLEKLGNYATERKISMYAATDEIGLGEHLDSRFTDRLSRFKRFMDKVREQCAGEDPISALRSMVMDIDYENWLRTNSSSDKAADYRMSNVWFLIEALKNTLEKDEDGEMTVEDAIGKLVLRDMLERQQEEEDGAEGVQMMTLHASKGLEFPYVFIMGMEEEILPHRSSIEADTIEEERRLAYVGITRARQTLAFTFAAKRKQYGEIIDCAPSRFLDELPPDDLAWEGNDDTPTEVKAVRGNSALADIRAMLKR